Part of the Nitrospirae bacterium CG2_30_53_67 genome is shown below.
GGTTTTCAGTAAATCCTAAATTCGAAATCCGAAATTCTAAACAATATCTAATGACCAAAATTAAAAGTTCGAAACAGTATAATGGGGAGCAGAATTGTTTAGAATATTTGAATTTTGAAATTCGAATTTGTTTAGGATTTAGATATTAGAATTTAGAATTTAAAAAGAGGAAACATGCCCGTTCATTTCAAAAGAGTTGTGATCATCGGCGTCGGCCTGATCGGCGGCTCCCTGGCCCTGGCCGGAAAGAAAAAGGGGTTGTTCGGCGAAGTCATCGGGGTGGGGAGGAACAAGGCCAATCTGGATGCGGCCGTGAACATGGGCGCCGTGGACCGGTATGTCCATGATCCCAAAGAGGTCTGCAAGCATGCGGACCTGATGGTGCTCGCAACACCCGTGGAGAGGATCCTCTCCATCGGACGGGAGACCGCCCCCCTTATGCGAAAAGGGGCCTGCCTCACCGACGTGGGGAGCGTGAAGCAGGCCATTGTCTCGGGGCTGGATGAGATCCTGCCTGACGGCGTGCATTTTGTGGGAGGACATCCCATTGCCGGGAGCGAGGAGTCAGGCGCTGCGGCGGGCCGCTTCGACCTCTTCGAAGGGGCACGGACCGTGCTGACGCCGACCCGTTCCACAGACCCGGAGGCGCTGAGAAAAATCCGGTCCCTGTGGGAGGGGGTCGGTTCCATGGTGGTGGAGATGGACGCCTCCGAGCATGATGTCATCCTCGCGGCTGTAAGCCATCTCCCCCATATGGCGGCCTATGCCTTGGTCAACACCCTCTCCGGTATGAAGGATCGTCATCCGAGCATTCCGTCATTTGCCGCCGGGGGATTCAAGGATATCACCCGGATCGCCGGGAGCCACCCGGAGATGTGGAAGGAGATCTGCAGGATGAACAAGAAGAACATCCTGAAGATGATCGGAGACTATACCCGGGCGTTGAACAGCATTCAGGTGAAGATTGAGCAGGATCGTTTTGAGGAGCTGAGCCGCCTCTTTGAGCAAGCCCGAGGATTCAGAAAGGATCTGTGAGCATGGAACATTTGACGGTTGGAAAATCCCGGGGCATTCGGGGGGAGATCACGGTCCCCGGCGACAAATCCATCTCCCACAGGGCTGTGATCCTGGGGGCGATTGCCGAAGGGATGACCGAGGTGAGGGGCCTGCTTCGAGGCGAGGACTCCCTCAATACGCTCAGGGCCTTTCAGAAAATGGGTGTGGAGATCAGAGACAGCGGGGACCGGATCCTCATCCGTGGCGCAGGCCTTCGGGGTCTTAAGGAACCCATGGAAGTCCTGGACATGGGAAACTCCGGCACAGGGATCCGTCTTCTGTCCGGCCTGCTTGCGGGGCAGGATCTTTTTGCCGTCCTTGCCGGAGACGCCTCCCTGAGCCGGCGTCCCATGGGACGGGTCACCCGCCCGCTCCGAGAGATGGGGGCAAAGATTCTCGGCAGGGATGACGGATCTCTGGCCCCTCTTGCCATCCAGGGCGGTGAGCTTCACGGCATAGACTATGTCTCTCCTGTGGCGAGCGCCCAAGTGAAATCGGCGCTCCTCCTGGCAGGGCTCAACGCCGAAGGACGGACCTCCGTGACCGAACCCTCCCTTTCACGGGATCATACCGAGAGGATGCTCCGCCGGTTCGGGGTCCAGGTCGAGCAGAGCGGGACGACTGTATCTGTCAACGGAGTGGAGCGCTTTTCCGGGACCAGGATCAGTGTCCCCTCGGATTTTTCTTCGGCCGCTTTCTTTATTGTGGCGGCGCTGATTGTGGACGGGTCGGATCTCCTCATCAGAAATGTGGGGATCAATCCGACCCGGACCGGCCTGCTTGGGATTTTGAAGAGGATGGGCGCCAGGATGGATCTTGAAAACAGGGATGGCGGCGAGGAACCCGTGGCGGACATCCATGTGCAGACCTCCCATCTTAAGGGGACCAATGTTGCGCCTGAGGAGGTTCCCGCCGCCATAGACGAGTTTCCCATCCTCTGCGTGGCCGCGGCCATGGCCTCCGGGACGACACGGATCATCGGCGCCTCTGAGCTTCGCTTCAAGGAGACCGACCGGATCCGGGCCATGGCCGTCAATCTCCAGATCGTGGGATCGGAGGTGGAAGAGCTTGAGGATGGGTTGCTGATCCTCGGACAGGAGAGCTTGAAAGAGGGGGAATGCAACAGCTTCGGGGATCATCGGGTGGCCATGGCCATGGCCGTCGCCGGGCTCCGGTCCGAACCCGGGATCACGATTCTGGATACCGGCTGTATCCGCACCTCTTTCCCTGGCTTTGAGGAGATGTTGAAGCAAGTTGCAAGGGAGGAAAAATGAAGCGCGGGTCTATCGTGACCATTGACGGGCCCTCGGGTGCAGGAAAGAGTACCGTGGCGAGACAGCTCGCTGAACGATTGGGATACCGATATATCGACACCGGCGCCATGTACCGGGCGATCGGATGGCTGGCCAGAGAAAGGAAGGTCCCATTTCATGACGGCTCGGAGCTCCATGCGCTCCTTGAGAGCGCAAGCCTCTCTTTTGAGGAAAAGGATGGGAGTACCCGTATCCTGGTCAACGGCACGGACGTGACCGGCCTCATCCGGAAACCCGATATGGGAATGGTGGCCTCGGATATCTCAGCCATTGAGCCGGTCAGGAGATGGCTTTCCTCCCTGCAGAGAAAACTCGGCGAGCAGGGGAATGCCGTTCTCGAAGGGCGGGACATGGGCACCGTGGTCTTTCCGGATGCGGATTATAAATTTTTTCTCACCGCCTCCCTGTATGAGCGTGCAAGAAGGCGTGCCGAGCAGATCAAAGAAAAAGGAGATGAGGTTGACTTGGATGCCGTGATCAAGGAGGTCTCCCTGCGTGACAGAAACGACTCCACCCGATCCCTTTCCCCCCTTCGCAAGGCCGAGGATGCCGTGGAGATCGACACCACGTCCATGACCATCCAGGAGGCCGTTGAGAGGCTGATCATGGAGATCCGGACAGGCCGAGGCAAAAACAGGGGATCATAGATCATGGAAATCATTATTGCCGGCCATGCCGGGTTCTGTTTCGGTGTAAAGAGAGCGATTTCGACCGCCTATGAAACGGTGGACAAGGCCGGGGGGGAGGTCGGCACCATCGGCCCGCTTATCCACAACCCGCAAGTGGTTTCCCGCCTTGAATCCGTGGGCGTACGGCCCATAGAGAATATACGGGATTTCCATGGTGAGGCGCTGATCATCCGATCACACGGTGTCTCCCAATCCATGGTAAAAACAGCGGAAGATGCAGGGATTCGTCTTGTGGATGCCACATGCCCTTTTGTCAAAAAGGCCCAGGAATACGCCCGTCGGCTCAAAGAGGAAGGCTATACCGTGGTGATCGTGGGAGACAAGAACCACCCCGAGGTACGGGGAATCCTCTCCTATGCCGGGGAGTCGGCGCTCGTTGCGGCAATCCCTCAAGACCTTGACGTTCTGAACAAGGTGCGAAAGATCGGGATCATCGCTCAGACCACCACCACATTTGAAAAGTTTGAACAGGTTGTGAAGCAATGCCTGCATCAAGCGAACGAGATCAAGATCTATAATACCATCTGCGACGAGACTCATGTCCGCCAGCAGGAGGCCCAGGGGATTGCGCGGCGGGTGGATGTGATGCTGGTCGCGGGAGGAAGGAACAGCGGGAACACGACACGGCTTGCCGAACTCTGCCGCCTCACCGGGACCCGGACCTTTCATATCGAGACCCGGGATGAGATCGATCCGGCCTGGTTTCATGGGGCCGGCAAGGTCGGGATCACGGCGGGCGCATCCACGCCCGAGTGGATCATTGAGGAGATGATAGAACGGCTGAATCAAATCTCAGGGGAATCCGTATGAAACATGAGACCCGGCGGTCCATGCCATCGGAACGGCAGGTAGGATAAAAAGATGATCATCTCCAAAAGAGTGGGTGAAAACAAAAGGGGCCAAGGGTTCTAAGGATTTTAGGGGTCAAGTGAACCCCGTTAGAGGTTGTCCTCACACTACAAAAATATTGACAAAACCTCTGAAAAATTTTATGGTTGCAAATGAGGGTACATCCGTTGTAAGATACAATATTTCACGGCGATCCTTTTTTCTGCCGTGACGGAAAGGCTTGCCTTTCTGAAAAAAAAATCAGGAGGTTTCAAGGGATTATGAGCGATCATCAGGAAGAGAAAAATCATTCAACGATTGACAATGGCGTAAAGGAGGATCTCAATCCCGGCGTATCCACCCGGGAGGAAGATGAGTTTACCCCCGATCTGATGGCCAAAATGTACGAGGAGACGTTTAAGAACGCCAAGGAAGGATCCGTCATTAAAGGCAGGGTTCTCAAAGTGACCAAGGATCATGTGGTCGTTGATATAGGGTTCAAGTCCGAGGGATTGGTCCTGAGCGAAGAGTTCATGGCCGATGGAGAGTTCAAGATCAAGGTCGGCGACGAAGTGGACGTCATGATCGAACAGGTGGAGGACAGCGAGGGCCAGATCGTTCTTTCCAAGGAGAAGGCGGACCGCCTCCGGGTTTGGGAGAATATTTCCAAGGCTTATGAAGAGACTAGGAGCGTGGAAGGGGTGGTCCTTTCGAGAATCAAGGGGGGCCTCTCCGTGGATATCGGCATCCGGGCTTTTCTCCCCGGTTCTCAGGTGGATATCCATCCTGTGCGGAACCTGGAAAAATTCATCGGCAAAAAACTCCAGATGAAAATCATCAAGATGAATCAGAAGCGCGGGAATATCGTCCTCTCCCGAAGGGCGCTCCTTGAGGAAGAACGCAAGCTGCTCAAGGTGGATACCCTGAAGAACCTGGAGGAGGGGAAGGTCATCAAGGGGATCGTCAAGAACCTGACCGAGTACGGCGCCTTTATCGATTTGGGAGGAATAGACGGCCTCCTTCATATTACGGATATGTCATGGGGCCGTGTCCACCATCCATCCGAGCTTTTTTCACTCGGTGATGAAGTGGAAGTCGTTGTTCTCAAGTTCGACAGGGAAAACGAACGGGTTTCCCTCGGCTACAAGCAAAAGTCACGGGACCCCTGGGAATCCGGGGAAAAGAAGTACCCGGTGGGGAGCCGCGTCAAGGGTAAGGTGGTCAGCCTGACCGATTACGGCGCCTTTGTTGAACTGGAGGAAGGACTGGAGGGCCTGGTTCATGTCTCCGAGATGTCCTGGACACAGAAGATTCGAAACCCATCCAAGGTGGTATCCGTGGGTGACATCGTTGAATCCGTGGTTCTCAATATTGATGTCAAGAATAAGCGGATCTCGCTCGGGATGAAGCAGGCCGAGAGCAATCCGTGGGATATTATCGTGGAAAAGTATCCTGTCGGTGCCAGGATCAACGGCGCCGTGAGGAACCTCACGGATTTTGGAGCATTCATCGGCCTTGAGGAAGGGATTGACGGGCTGGTCCATATCTCCGATATGTCCTGGACCCGGAGGATCAAACATCCCTCGGAGATCCTGAAGAAAGGGGAAACCATCGAGGCGGTTGTCCTCCATGTGGACAAGGAAAAGGAACGCCTATCCCTCGGGATCAAACAACTGGTTCCCGATCCATGGACTGACGTTGCTGAGAAATTCCGGATCGATTCTGTCGTAACCGGCCGGGTGATCAAGATCACTGATTTCGGCGTGTTTGTCGAATTGGAGAACGGAATCGAAGGTCTCATTCATATCAGTGAAGTGGATCTGGATCCGCATGCCAAGGTCGAAAACATTCTTTCCATCAACACGGACATCAAGGCCGCTGTGGTCAAAATAGACGCCGAGGAGCGCAAGATCGGCCTTTCCATCAAAAAATATCTTGAAGGTCTTGAATCGGCGGAGCTCAAAGAGTATATGGAGAGCCATGAGGCGATGCGGACGACCATGGGGGATCTCATGGGAGGATCTTCAGGAACCGAGCCCTCTTCGGCAACTGAAACCAGTGAAAATTGACGGATCTTCGAATCCACAAGGAGCGGAACTTGGATCCGCCCGCCCTATGATCCTCCCTGCCTGCCGGCAGGGGAGGTCGCTGCGTCGCCATATTTAAGAACAGGACCGCTTAGGCTGCGAGGAAAACGACCATGAAAAAGAACGCTGTCATCCGTTTTTTAACTCTGGCCGTCGGGCTTGCTCTCTTTGTTTTCATTACGGTTTTTATCCTTTCCTCAATCCTGGGTAAAAAAGATCATGGTATGGCCGCGCTCGGACGGGAAAAGATCGCCGTGATCGAGATTCAAGGGATTATTCTTGATTCCAAGGATATCCTTGATCATCTGAAGCTTTTCAGCGAAGACAGAAACGTCAAGGGGATCATCCTCCGCATTGACAGCCCCGGTGGCGCCGTGGCCCCGTCACAGGAGATTTATTCCGAGATCAGGAAGATCCATGAGAAAGGCGAGAAGAAGGTTGTCGCCTCTTTTGGGAACGTGGCCGCATCGGGGGCCTATTACATCGCCTCTGCAACGGACAAGATCGTATCCAACCCCGGGACCATCACGGGCAGCATCGGCGTGATTATGGAGATGTCCAATATTCAGGAACTCCTGGACAAGATCGGGGTTGAGAGCTATGTCGTCAAAAGCGGGAAATACAAGGATATCGGTTCCATCACTCGGCCTATGAGTGAGGAGGAGAGCCAGATCCTGCAGAGCGTGCTTGATGATGTCCATATGCAGTTTATGGAGGACGTATCCAAAGGACGCGGGATGGCCATGGACAAGATTAAAGAGATCGCAAACGGGAGTATCTTCTCAGGGAGGCAGGCCCTCGGCCTCGGTCTTGTGGATAAACTGGGCAGTTTTCAGGATGCCGTGGATCTGACCAAGGAACTTACGGGTATTAAAGGGGAGCCCGACCTGATCTACGAGAAAAAGGAAAACCTGAAATGGCTGGACCTTCTGAAAAAGGGGGCGGTCGGGGATCTGATTCAGAAAAAAATAGGCAAAGTGAGTTCAGGGGCGCTTTATCTCATGCCCTGATCCGGCTTGGATCAATTATTTTTCCCCGCTTTCGCAGGTTCTTTGGTCTCGTCTTTGACCGCCGGCTCGGACTCTGAAGAGATGCCGAGTCCATGGATCCTCCCCTCGTACTCTTC
Proteins encoded:
- a CDS encoding cytidylate kinase gives rise to the protein MKRGSIVTIDGPSGAGKSTVARQLAERLGYRYIDTGAMYRAIGWLARERKVPFHDGSELHALLESASLSFEEKDGSTRILVNGTDVTGLIRKPDMGMVASDISAIEPVRRWLSSLQRKLGEQGNAVLEGRDMGTVVFPDADYKFFLTASLYERARRRAEQIKEKGDEVDLDAVIKEVSLRDRNDSTRSLSPLRKAEDAVEIDTTSMTIQEAVERLIMEIRTGRGKNRGS
- a CDS encoding 4-hydroxy-3-methylbut-2-enyl diphosphate reductase, with translation MEIIIAGHAGFCFGVKRAISTAYETVDKAGGEVGTIGPLIHNPQVVSRLESVGVRPIENIRDFHGEALIIRSHGVSQSMVKTAEDAGIRLVDATCPFVKKAQEYARRLKEEGYTVVIVGDKNHPEVRGILSYAGESALVAAIPQDLDVLNKVRKIGIIAQTTTTFEKFEQVVKQCLHQANEIKIYNTICDETHVRQQEAQGIARRVDVMLVAGGRNSGNTTRLAELCRLTGTRTFHIETRDEIDPAWFHGAGKVGITAGASTPEWIIEEMIERLNQISGESV
- a CDS encoding 3-phosphoshikimate 1-carboxyvinyltransferase; the protein is MEHLTVGKSRGIRGEITVPGDKSISHRAVILGAIAEGMTEVRGLLRGEDSLNTLRAFQKMGVEIRDSGDRILIRGAGLRGLKEPMEVLDMGNSGTGIRLLSGLLAGQDLFAVLAGDASLSRRPMGRVTRPLREMGAKILGRDDGSLAPLAIQGGELHGIDYVSPVASAQVKSALLLAGLNAEGRTSVTEPSLSRDHTERMLRRFGVQVEQSGTTVSVNGVERFSGTRISVPSDFSSAAFFIVAALIVDGSDLLIRNVGINPTRTGLLGILKRMGARMDLENRDGGEEPVADIHVQTSHLKGTNVAPEEVPAAIDEFPILCVAAAMASGTTRIIGASELRFKETDRIRAMAVNLQIVGSEVEELEDGLLILGQESLKEGECNSFGDHRVAMAMAVAGLRSEPGITILDTGCIRTSFPGFEEMLKQVAREEK
- a CDS encoding 30S ribosomal protein S1; translation: MSDHQEEKNHSTIDNGVKEDLNPGVSTREEDEFTPDLMAKMYEETFKNAKEGSVIKGRVLKVTKDHVVVDIGFKSEGLVLSEEFMADGEFKIKVGDEVDVMIEQVEDSEGQIVLSKEKADRLRVWENISKAYEETRSVEGVVLSRIKGGLSVDIGIRAFLPGSQVDIHPVRNLEKFIGKKLQMKIIKMNQKRGNIVLSRRALLEEERKLLKVDTLKNLEEGKVIKGIVKNLTEYGAFIDLGGIDGLLHITDMSWGRVHHPSELFSLGDEVEVVVLKFDRENERVSLGYKQKSRDPWESGEKKYPVGSRVKGKVVSLTDYGAFVELEEGLEGLVHVSEMSWTQKIRNPSKVVSVGDIVESVVLNIDVKNKRISLGMKQAESNPWDIIVEKYPVGARINGAVRNLTDFGAFIGLEEGIDGLVHISDMSWTRRIKHPSEILKKGETIEAVVLHVDKEKERLSLGIKQLVPDPWTDVAEKFRIDSVVTGRVIKITDFGVFVELENGIEGLIHISEVDLDPHAKVENILSINTDIKAAVVKIDAEERKIGLSIKKYLEGLESAELKEYMESHEAMRTTMGDLMGGSSGTEPSSATETSEN